ataataataataataataataaacagatgaatatttttgcaaaataataaaataaaataaacagaaTAACGTTTATAAAAAGAGGAGAAAAAAAACACTTCAATTTTCCAAATTATTGAAAAGTGAAAACGGCCTAAGAagataattttcttatttttttttttattcatggtTAATCATATTATTATGAAGCTtcaaaatgaatttaaaaaatatttttatataagaataattatgggaaaaaatccaaaatatttaaattaataaaattagtcatatattttaaaactaagtATAACCTGTTATTTTGACATATTTACCtactaggcctgggcgttcggtccaccgttcgggttcggttcgattATTGTGGATTTCGGTTATTCGGATTGAAGCTTAAAAGTCCCATTCGGTATTTTTAACTTTCCAGTATGGTATCGGTTCGGAACCCATCGGGTTCGGACCGGTTCGGTACAATCCCACAAGATCCATGTAAAACCGATATATAAACGGATCATGTTCGAGTTCGGTTTTCTTGTATCCAAAGTAACCAAAGTAGACGTCAAAGAaccaaaaataacttaaataattcATAAATCCGAAACCAAACACACATAATCCTAAACCAAACACACATAAGTTTGAACTTAAAACCAAAACCTTACATCCAACGAATTCAAAAGCATAAAAAGTACTAAAGAGACAACTTCAATTTGCTCAAATTCCAAACACAAAAGACAATCTTCTTGTAGAACTCTTACTCCAAGACCGTTGCATCTCCATTCTCtgcaaaataaaagtaaaactgTTCATTCATGAACTCAAATTCCAAACATAAAAGACTGATACATTGACATAAATAGTAAGAGAGTAAGAGTGATCAGTGTTACCTCTTTCGAGTTTGTCATCCTCCGCAAGATCTTCAAGAACTTGTGCATTTGAAGGCAGTCTTGACTCCATCTTCAGATCTTGTTTCATCCACTATTCTGAACACATTAAAACTTCAACCATATAGTGTGTAAGACAGCTCCTATGTGGTTCAAGCATCCTCCCACTAATGCTGAACGCACTCTCTGAAGCAACTGAAGAAACCTGCATCGCCAAAACATCTCGAGTAATCTCTGATAACACTGGAAACCTGGCTGAATTCGTCCTCCAGTACGTCAGAACATCATACTCCATTCCAATCATCAAATGCGGGTTTTCCACACTTTCTCTGAGGTATGTTTCTAACTCATCCCTTTTCTCTATAACCCCAATCTCATTCAGCTTGTGTTTGTAACTATAGAAAATGTATAGAAAATGTTTAGAAGGTTATTGCATAGAAGAAAATGTATAGAAAATGTATTAAAGGTAGTACCTAACATCAATCCGCTTGTAGCCAACACAATCATCAACTATCTCCATTCTTTCAATAGACTGCTCTCGAGAAGACTCTGATGTTTTGTTAGGCTGAGATGATTGGTCATCTGGATCAGTACCGCCACCTAATCTTGTACTGTATTCCTTGAACAAACTTCTCAAGACAGTGATCAAGGAGTCAAACATCTCATTATactcgaccgtgtcatttccatACAATCCCTCTAAGCACAACTTCACAAGCTCCAACTTCTTGCTCGGATCAAAGACTGTTGCAACTATCAACATCTTGTTCAAATTCTTGAGACCATCCCAATACTTGtcgaattttttcaaaatttctgtTGCCTTAGACTTCAACTCAGGATCATAGCTGTTGATGAGTGACATCAGATTTGTTGCAATGGTGACCAACTCTTCGTAACACTTATGGGAATTAAGAGAAGTTGAAGCTGATACCACCAAGGTTGAGTTGTAAAAGATCATAAGAAACCTGCACAGTTTCTCAACTTAATTCCAATCCCTATGCTCAGGAGGACCAATCCTTTTAGAACCAGCTTCTATCTCACAGAAATAGTCGTTGTAGAGCTTGTCTTCTGCCACCATCTTGTCAAATGCCACCTTGAACTTCTGAGCTGTTGTCAACATCAGGTATGTTGAATTCCACCTTGTCTTGACATCCAAAGGCAAGCTTCCTCTTGATATCTTACCCGAGTCAACCTTAAGCTCAAAAGATCTCAACCTGTTTGTATGCGATCTAACATACGAGACAGCATTTCTGATAGCAGCCACATTTTGATCTATTTCAGCCATTCCATCCCTCACAATCAGGTTTATAATATGAGCACAACATCTCATATGCAAGAATTCACCGTCTAAAACTAGAGACTGATCAGAAACTAATGCAAATGCACTCTGAAACTTCCTTATGCTGAAGTATTCGCAGTTGCATTGTCAACGGTAACACAAAAGACCCTCTCAATTCCCCATTCAGCCAAACAATCTAGTAAAACAGATACTATAGTCTGACCTTTGTGATCCGTGACATGTTTGAATCCTATGATCAGCTTCTTCAGTCGCCACAAAGCATCAATATAATCACTACAGGAAATGTGGATATTAATAGCATTAGATTATAATGTTTATGGCAGTTCTGCTATTGTATATTAATACTTGTTTTTTTATAGtgtttatcaatttaaaatgcTATATTTGTTACCgcgggaaaataaaatattttagccGCATTAATTTGCTAAGTGTAGATGCAATAACATTGTAGATCAAAAATTAAATGCTATGGTAAATGTaaatatctttaattttaattaaaatattttaagtttacacaaaatagttttgtttttatatgtttctttttttctttcttctccatAGGAAGAAACCAGAGAAGTCTTCAGATTCAATCAGCTTGGCTTCCTCAAATTCTCGGATTTGATCTCTTGCCACCGTCGATTGAAGCTTCAGCACCACACTCCTTTTGACACCGTCGCTCTTTACCACCACTACCACCAGCTCGTCACCACCATCGCCATCTCTCTCTGATTAGGGTTCAGATTAGGGTTCCCAAGGTCGCTCCTGCTCCTCATACGGTTTCTGGGTTGGAGATGGCGGCATTGATGAAGCGGCGGAGGAGGCTTCGGCGCAGAAGAAACGTGTTTCTCTTCAGAGACAAGCCGCCGTTACGGTTGAGGCTGCTGAGGATTACGCTCGGAGGTTTGAATCTGGTGTCAATGAGGTTAGCTTTCTTTACCAATTGCGTTGACTAGTGTTCGTTGTTGATTATATAAAGAATcggttttgtttgtttctttgtacAGCTTTCCTCTCTATCTAACGATCAGGTTGGTGAGGAGTTGGCTCAGTCCGGCGTGAATGTAATGTGCAAAATGTTGTTTTTGGGAGAAAGCCAAGGAAGTGAGAGAGCAAGGAGGATGCTTTCTTGTAAAAGCTGTGGCAAGAAGTACAATAAGAATTGTGTAAATCTTGGACTCAACATATAGGTGCTTTCATTTGATTCGTTGCAGATTTGTTTCATTGGAGTTCATGGAGTTGTCCCTCGTGCCGTGTTTGTGAGGTCAGTTGAGTTCGTTTCCTTCTGTTGCATTTGAATTTTTCTATGCACTGCCAATTTCTAGGAATGTTTGACTAGCTTTCACAGAGCCGTCATATTCCTTAGGTCTGCCGTAGAACAGGAGATCCTAACAAGTTTGTGTTCTGCAAGAGGTGTGATGCCGCTTACCATTGTCAATCTCTtaacatatacatttttttttcagattccaAATGGATTGCTGCAAGATTGCAAGAGTCTACAAAATCTTTCTCTGCATAACAATCCCATTTCAATGGATGAGTTTCGGCTGGTAAGGAGTTTTATTCTGCAACCTCAAAGAACAAGCTTGTgattgtgttgttgtgtgtaacATAACAATGGTGTTAATGTATATAGATGGAAGGGCTGGACCTTGAAGACTGTCCTGAAAAAGAGCCTCTTGGTCATGGGTTCTATGCAGACTTTACTATGGCAACAAGGATAACAATACCAGATTTCATCACCGAGACTATCTGTTATATTTTGCAATGTGTTCATGTGTttcatgtatttgattttgtgtgtgtttgaatTATTTTggaatctaattttttttaaccccTAATccctaaatatattttaacccctaaaccctaaatatattcctaaaatctaaattttatacttttaaactttatataaaaatacaattcaatataaatatactaattcAAACCGGATCCATCTAGTATCCTAAATCTAATACTCTAAAATTCAAACATAAATGATAttctaaatactaaataaaatctctaaataatttttttcagattttaaatccaaaatttaaacttaaactcttaatctaattttttaaaaactccaTTCAAAATCTTAAATGTAAACCTTAAATCTCCATCAAattctataccctaaatcctaaaccctaaatcctaactTCAAACATAAACATATACCACTAAATATAAACTtccaatataaattttaaaaatttaacaaacttcaaatttaaatcttaatcacAAACTTTTATATACAACTCTAACTCTTACACTTTCAAAactctcaatccctaaatcataatGAATTGATCTTTAATCTACACTTTATATCTAATACCCTATACCCCAAACTTGAACTCTACATACAAAATCATAAATCTAATCTTTACAAACTTataatagaaattttaaattgaactctaaatatattctaaaattcAAATCATATACTTAATCCTAAATCTTCACCCTAACTTCTAAACCACATATCTCATTTTAACATATATCATAAAACATCAaatcttcatttttaataaattataattttgtaaataaattaaaatttaaaatacaaaatttagacTTCAAGTTTTCAATTATGATATCAAAGTATTTAAAGCTTAAATCATTTGTATAATagctataaataaataagaagacaatttgtattgttttttttttaaccattgATTGATTTGAATCAAAGGCCCAAAATCACTCTTGTATTTATCCCCACACTTTTTTCCTATTGGTTTACTTGTTTATGACATGGATCACCATCTGTACCCTTGGATGATATTGAATCAACGCTTGAGATTAattattcttcttttctttgttttttaattatcttttcTGATATacgagaggagagagagagagagagagagagagagagagagagagagagagagagagagagagagagagagagaggagatggAGTTCGTAGATGATAAAGGAGAAGTCGACACGGCCGGTCgttaccaccaccaccaccatcgctcgttaccaccaccaccatcgcCATCTCTCCCATCCCCAATCGCTCGTTACcatcaccaccatcatcatctcTCCCATCCCCAATCGCTCTTCACCACCACCATCGCTTCTCAGATCCGTCTTCACCACCGTCACGCTCGTCATAACCACCACTGTTCACTTCTCTGTCTCTCACTCTATGTCTCTGGTGGAGCATACAGGACCAAGAGCTGCCAAAACTATGTCCCAGCGTTTGCAAGGTATTGTTTTAGCTTGTCTGATTTGTTTTCATCATTCTGTAATTTTCATGTGTTTGTTTGCTACATGCTCGTAAGAGACTCAGCTTGATCTTTGAAATGTCATCTGCTTGTTTCAATTTTAGTTAGAGACCAATTGGTTCATTGAAAGACCAAGTTTACATATTTCTACTTCTTTCATCCAATAAAAGCTtatcagtattttttttttgttcctgaTAAAGGTGGTGGTTGTGACTCGTGAGCAAGAGCTGATGTTGTGCAGAGGAGATGTCTCGAACTCGTCTCCGTCTAGATTCACACGAATGTTGCAGTCTCTCACTGGAATTGCCAAGTGCAGCCTTTGAAGGTATTGTGACAGTAAAGACTAAgactttcttcttctcaaagTCTTGCTTATGTCTGCTGATTCATTGCCTTTGCAGGATTATACAGATAAAACGTTGCTCTACGGCAGACTTGAAGACAATCATGCTTAAGTATGGGTGTTGAGATAAGTTATCTTGTTCGTTGATCTTGTACTGATTGGTTCCCGTCTTAAGCATAGGTGTATGTCCTCAAATCATTGTATTTAGCAACACTTGTTCTGTGTGCTTTTCAGATAATGGGGAAGCTtgaagaaggtggaagagacAGATGAACCTCGAGGAAGGTTGAAGTGAAACAACGAGCTTGAGGAAGGCGGCGGCTTAGGTTTTGTTATTAGGTTAATgtgttttaattagtttttgtttaatatgtacttgtttagttttgtaaaattgaatatttgtaaactgattttaattaataaataaaatttcatttttattataccGATATTATTTGtacttgacaaaaaaagaaactgattttaattaataaacaaattgctaaatgttaaataaaattaatgagCTTCAATAACATTTATACCacgttattataaatattaataattgcaTACAAACTAACGCTATCGTTGTATAGTTAACTATGGCATACAACATATCCGCTATCAAAAGGGTCGGACCTACGATAACGGGCGCTGTCAGAGCGTTTTAGGGAACGCTATTAAAATGAACTAATAGCGTTTAACGCCAACTATTAATACCCACATTTCCTGTAGTGAATGCACCATAATCACCATGTAGCTAGCACCTACAAAACATAAAGACATAAAGAATGTCAAAACCATATTTCTATAGTGATGGACAGTTATTCGAATAAATGTTAACTTGTAAATCAAGTATGTTTCTACTGCATTACCTGTTGTTTGGGAAACCCATATATCTGTAGTGATGGACACTCGTTGTTTGTTGCATAAGAACCATCTCTTCAACGCCTCTTTCTTCTCCACATACGACTTCACGATGTCTTTGGTTAAAGTCCTTCTTGAATGAGGATTGGTATCCTAGCTTTGCCTACAAACAAATAGAACATAAACATAAGCTTATATATgggtaaaaacaacaaaaacttaAAGCAAGATGAATGACACTTAAGAGTTAAGAAcaacaatctcccacttgtACTGGAATCATATATTCCTATAATCTTTTTGTCTCTATATCTCGATCTCAGCATAAGGCAAGAACTAGTGTCATCCTTATTAAGCTAGATCATGTTTAGCGAACTCTGATTTATACTGATAAAACAAACGACTGACATTCACCTCGTTTGAGCATGGCCATGCATTTCACAGTATTAAATCTTCGATAGGCCCAGAGATATTTATCTCCCGTTATATGGGAGGGACAAATCCCATCTTGTTCCATCCCTGTTCCTTACAAATTTCATAGAACACCTAATCAATGCCTTTATAATCACCAGTTACGGCTGACGTTTGACAAGGTCAAAGCGAACTAATCCACAAGTAAAGAATCATGACAAACTCAGGTCTAAGGACTATACTCTATAGTCGTAATGAGAAATTCTTATGACACTCATATAACAATCTTGTAGAGTTCTCATAGCGGGTCAGTCCGATCATGTGTTCTCTAACACATATCCATGTGATTGACTTCAATACCACATACTGAATGACTACATGAAACTTAGTCATCAATCACCTCACATACTAGCCATTCATGGTTATTAATGTCCCACGTTAACAACCTTGACTAGGGACCTCAATAATTTATAGCATCTTTCACTTATAGAGTTTCATGATCAAGTCACATACTTGATGACCTATAagaatgatataaattattttgggacatttatttaattatccaataatcaaataaatctgAAACAATTTCATTTGTTTGAATACACAATCAAATGTATGTCAATATGAACATCATATCATAAACATAAAGCCTCCCACTAAAATCAAGATCACATCTTAAGATACTTAATACCCATAGCTGCAGTATGACTCTCATACTTAGGCCATGGAAGAGGCTTGGTCAATGGATCAACAATATTTGCATCCATTGAGACTATACTATGGTGCTTTGCTTGGAACTCTTCCAACCCACCACTCTCCATTAAGACAAAAGATGAAACCAACTCGTGATCGAATATCACTTTTGTCATTTTGAAAAATTGGCATCGCTGTAACCACTTACAACCAGCTCATAAATTCTTCCATAGACCAAGAATTTATCCTTAGTATTTCTCAAATACTTGAGAATATTCTTGACTGTTGTCCAGTGACTTTCACTTGGATCAGATTGGTATCGACTCGTCATGCTCAAAGCATATGCAACATCTGGACGAGTACAGATCATGGCATACATGATAGATCCTTTCGCAGAAGCATATGGGATTTTACTCATGCGC
This region of Brassica napus cultivar Da-Ae chromosome C5, Da-Ae, whole genome shotgun sequence genomic DNA includes:
- the LOC106383401 gene encoding zinc finger BED domain-containing protein RICESLEEPER 2-like, which encodes MAEIDQNVAAIRNAVSYVRSHTNRLRSFELKVDSGKISRGSLPLDVKTRWNSTYLMLTTAQKFKVAFDKMVAEDKLYNDYFCEIEAASTSLNSHKCYEELVTIATNLMSLINSYDPELKSKATEILKKFDKYWDGLKNLNKMLIVATVFDPSKKLELVKLCLEGLYGNDTVEYNEMFDSLITVLRSLFKEYSTRLGGGTDPDDQSSQPNKTSESSREQSIERMEIVDDCVGYKRIDVSYKHKLNEIGVIEKRDELETYLRESVENPHLMIGMEYDVLTYWRTNSARFPVLSEITRDVLAMQWMKQDLKMESRLPSNAQVLEDLAEDDKLERENGDATVLE